Genomic window (Pseudomonas xantholysinigenes):
CCGGACCCTGCGTAACATCCGCAGCGACTACGACAGCCTCGAACACCAGTTGGCGCTGTTCAACCGCGAGATCAACAAGCGCCAGGTCTCGAACCTGGAGAGCTTCCGCGTGGTGCTGGCGCCGAACAAGGAAGCGCTCAAGCACATCGACCAGATCATCCACAGCGCCGGCCAGTACGAGGAAGGCGAGACCCTGTCGGTGTTCGACCTCACGCAAAGCGCCGAGCAGGATCACAAGAACGAAGAGGCCAAGGAGTACCTGGCGCGGCTGGTGGCGGCCAACCACAACCAGCTGGGCTTGAAGGACCTGTTCGAACTGGCCTTCGAGATCACCAAGATCAACGGCCAGCCGGTGATCCACGCCGACATCGACGGCGCGGCGTCCAACGGCACCACCATGACCATCAAGGCGCTGACCAACATGTACCTGTTGCTGCACCTGATGGACCGCGACCTGGCTGGGCGCATTCGCCTGCCGTACTACCTCGACGAGGCGGCTGACATCGACGAACGCAACCAGGCGGCGTTGCTGGAGACCAGCCAGCAGCTGGGCTTCGTGCCGATTCTGGCGAGCGTGAAGCCGCAGGTGTCGGCACGGGTGGCGATCGACCTGGAAGGCGGCAGCGGGCCGAATGGCATCTACATCGACGAGGCGGACTGGAAGTACATCAGCCGCCTGGACGAGGTAAAGGCCATCGTGCGCGAGGATGAGGCCGAGGAGCTGGCCTGATTCGATGTATTGGGGCCGCTTTGCGGCCCTTTCGCGGCACAAGGCCGCTCCTACAGGGATATGCGTACCCCTTGCAGGAGCGGCCTTGTGCCGCGAAAGTAGGCCAAAGGCCTCCCAAAATTCAGAAAGTTATTGCTGCGCCCAAGGCACAATCGGAATCGCCGTCACCGCATTCTGCGGGCTACCTTCGATCAACCGATCGCTATACACCAGGTACACCAGGGTATTGCGCTTCTTGTCGAGAAAACGCACTACCTGCATGGTCTTGAACACCAGCGAGGTGCGCTCCTTGAACACTTCCTCGCCATCCTTCAAGTCACCCTTGAAGTGGATCGGCCCGACCTGGCGACAGGCGATCGACGCCTCGGCACGGTCCTCGGCCAACCCCAACCCACCCTTGATACCGCCGGTCTTGGCCCGCGACAGGTAGCAGGTCACGCCATCCACCTTCGGGTCGTCGAATGCCTCGACCACAATGCGGTCATTCGGCCCGACAAACTTGAACACGGTGGACACCTGGCCGATCTCCTCGGCCCCGGCCAGCATCGGCAGCAACAGCGCCGCCACGGCAAACATCCTCTTCAACACGGTGCTCTCCCTCAGACCAGGACCAGGTTGTCGCGATGCACCAACTCGGGCTCCGCGCTGTAGCCCAGCAGCTGCTCGATGGCATCGGACGGCTGGCCGATGATCTTCTGCGCCTCCAGGGCGCTGTAGTTGGCCAGGCCCCGGGCGACTTCCAGGCCGTCGGGGCCGACACAGACCACCATCTCGCCACGGCGGAAGCTGCCCTGCACGGTCTTCACGCCGACCGGCAGCAGGCTCTTGTTCGACTCGCGCAGCGCCTTCACCGCGCCGTCGTCGAGCACCAGGGTGCCGCGGGTCTGCAGGTGGCCAGCCAGCCACTGCTTGCGCGCGGCAAGCATGCCGCGCTCGGGCGACAGCAAGGTGCCCAGGCGCTCGCCGGCCTTCAGGCGATCCAGCACACGCTCGATACGCCCGCCGATGATGATGGTGTGGGCGCCGGAACGGGCAGCCAGGCGCGCGGCGCGCAGCTTGGTCTGCATGCCGCCGCGGCCAAGGGCGCCACCGGTGCCGCCAGCCACCGCGTCCAGCGCCGGATCGTCGGCACGGGCCTCGTAGATGAGCTGGGCTTCGGGGTTGTTGCGCGGGTCGGCATCGAACATGCCGTCGCGGTCGGTGAGGATCACCAACAGGTCGGCCTCCACCAGGTTGGCCACCAGCGCCGCCAGGGTGTCGTTGTCGCCGAAGCGGATCTCGTCGGTGACCACGGTGTCGTTCTCGTTGATCACCGGCACCACGCCCAGGTCGACCAGGGTGCGCAAGGTACTACGGGCGTTGAGGTAACGCTTGCGGTCGGACAGGTCGTCATGGGTCAGGAGGATCTGCGCGGTGTGCTTGCCGTGCTCGCCGAAGCTCGACTCCCAGGCCTGCACCAGGCGCATCTGGCCGATCGATGCCGCGGCCTGCAGCTCGTTCATCGCACTCGGTCGCGAGGTCCAGCCCAGCTGGCTCATGCCCGCCGCCACGGCCCCGGAGGAGACCAGCACCAGTTCCACGCCCGCTTCACGCAGGGCCACCATCTGCTCGACCCAGACCGCCATGGCGCCCCGGTCGAGGCCCTTGCCGTCGGCGGTCAGCAGCGCGCTGCCGATCTTCACGACCCAGCGCTTGGCGCCAGTCACCTTGCTTCGCATCTTCTCTTCCAACCTATGTCGAATCTGTAGATACCTTGGATACAAAAACGCCGCTCCAGAGAGCGGCGTTTAGTGTATAGCAACCGATCAGTCGCGCACGTAAATGATTTCCGGGCCGTCTTCGTCGTCCTCGAAATCATCCCAGTCGTCATCGTCGCCGATGTCGTGCACGCTCTTGACGCCGGTACGGCGCAGGGTACGGGCGTCGTCCAGGGCCTGCAGCTGGGCGCGGGCCTCGTCTTCGATGCGCTGGTCGAGCTCGGCCAGTTCCTCGGCGTAGGCCGGGTCGTTGGCCAGGCGGTCGGCGCGGTCTTCGAGGTAGCGCATCAGGTCGTGGCTGAGCTTTTCGGTGCCCTGCTTGGCGATGGCCGAGATCACGTAGACCGGGCCGTCCCAGTTCAGGCGCTCGACCACTTCCTTGACGCGCTCGTCGCGCTCGTCGTCCATGATCATGTCGGCCTTGTTCAGCACCAGCCAGCGCTCACGGTCGACCAGCGCCGGGCTGAACTGCGCCAGCTCGTTGATGATGATCTCGGCGGCGTCGGCCGGGCTGCTGCCATCCAGCGGCGCCAGGTCGACCAGGTGCAGCAGCACGCGGGTACGGGCCAGGTGCTTGAGGAAGCGGATACCCAGGCCAGCGCCTTCGGAAGCGCCTTCGATCAGGCCGGGGATGTCGGCGATGACGAAGCTCTTCCAGCGGTCGACGCTGACCACGCCCAGGTTCGGCACCAGGGTGGTGAACGGGTAGTCGGCGACTTTCGGCTTGGCGGCCGAGACCGAGCGGATGAAGGTGCTCTTGCCGGCGTTCGGCAGGCCCAGCAGGCCAACGTCGGCCAGCACTTTCATTTCCATTTTCAGGTCGCGCTGGTCACCCGGCTTGCCTGGGGTGGTCTGGCGCGGCGCACGGTTGGTGCTGGACTTGAAGCGGGTGTTGCCCAGGCCGTGCCAGCCGCCCTGGGCGACCATCAGCTTCTGCCCGGGGGTGATCAGGTCGCCGATGACTTCCTGGGTCGAGGCGTCGATCACGGTGGTGCCGACCGGCACGCGCAGGAACAGGTCCTCGCCCTTCTTGCCAGTGCAGTCGGTGCTGCCGCCATTCTGGCCGCGCTGGGCCTCGTGGTGACGGGTGTAGCGGTAGTCGACGAGGGTGTTGAGGTTCTCGTCGGCCACCATGTACACCGAGCCGCCATCGCCGCCGTCGCCACCGTTGGGGCCACCGTTCTCGATGAATTTCTCGCGGCGGAAGCTCATGCAACCGTTGCCGCCATCACCGGCTTTTACCCGGATCGATACTTCGTCTACAAACTTCATTCAAAACCGCCTCTCGTCGGACGACGAGTCGAAAACCAGAAAACCTTGAGGCTCTTGCAAAAATGAGCGCGGCGGCCCCGTACCATCAGAAACCAACGCCGGCAGCCCAGACAAACAGCTTTGCAAGAGGCTCATCACAAACGAAAAAGCCCCGTCGCATGACGGGGCTTCTGGAGCGACGTCGCGATTAAGCGGCGACGATGCTCACGTAACGGCGCATGAACTCGCCTTTCTTCTCGAACTTGATCACGCCTTCGATCTTGGCGAACAAGGTGTGATCCTTGCCCATGCCAACGCCGTAGCCAGCGTGGAATTCGGTACCGCGCTGACGGACGATGATGTTGCCCGGCTTGATAACCTGGCCGCCATACATCTTCACGCCAAGGCGTTTCGATTCTGAGTCGCGACCGTTACGAGTACTACCACCAGCCTTCTTGTGAGCCATGGTTCAATTCTCCTAATAAATTCAGGGGACCGAGGCTTAAGCCTGGATACCGGTGATTTTGATCTCGGTGAACCACTGGCGGTGGCCCATGCGCTTCATGTGGTGCTTACGACGACGGAACTTGATGATACGAACCTTGTCGTGGCGGCCTTGCGAAACGACTTCGGCGACAACCTTGGCGCCGGCGACGACTGGAGCGCCGATGGTGACTTCTTCACCGTTGGCAACCAGCAGAACGCGATCGAAGGTCACGGATTCGCCAGTGGCGACTTCCAGCTTTTCGATCTTGAGGAATTCACCTTCAGCGACTTTGTACTGCTTGCCGCCGGTAACGATTACTGCGTAAGACATTTTGAATCTCCGATAATCCTGCTCACCCAGCGCTTTATATGATGAGTATTGGCTGGCATGGCTGCACAAGGCTGGAACGGCCCGGTGCAATTGCGTAAGGCAGGTGCTGCCCAGGAAAGTTAGGGTGCGCGATTGTACGCAACCCTAGAAATGCTTGCAAGTGCCGGCCCCGGGCCACGGCCCACGCGCCTTGACACACCGGTACCTGCGACCTAGCATGCCGCGCAACCTCAATGGAGCAGCCGATGCAACCCCAATCTTTCTACCGCGCGGTAGCTGACGATTTCAGCGCCGTCGACGAGATCATCAAGAAGCAGCTGACCTCGCGCGTGCCGCTGGTATCGAAGATCGGCGACTATATCACGTCCGCCGGCGGCAAACGCCTGCGCCCGCTGCTGGTGCTGCTGTGCGGCAAGGCCCTGGGTCGCGAAGGCGACGACCTGCGCCTGCTGGCGGCGACCATCGAATTCCTGCACACCGCCACCTTGCTGCATGACGACGTGGTCGACATGTCCGGCATGCGCCGTGGCCGCTCCACCGCCAACGCCCTGTGGGGCAACGCGCCGAGCGTGCTGGTGGGCGACTTCCTCTACTCGCGCTCGTTCGAGATGATGGTCGAGCTGGGCTCGATGCCGGTCATGCAGATTCTCTCCAAGGCCACCCGGGTGATCGCTGAGGGCGAGGTGCTGCAGCTGTCGCGGGTGCGTGACGCCAGCACTACCGAAGAGGTGTACATGGACGTCATCCGCGGCAAGACCGCGATGCTGTTCGAAGCCTCGACCCACAGCGCTGCCGCGCTCGCCCAGGCCAGCGACGAACAACGCGAGGCCCTGCGCACCTTCGGTGACCACCTGGGCGTGGCCTTCCAGCTGGTCGACGACCTGCTGGACTACAAGGGCGACTCGGAAACCTTGGGCAAGAACGTCGGCGACGACCTGGCCGAAGGCAAGCCGACCCTGCCGCTGATCTACACCATGCGCGAAGGCACCGCGGAGCAGGCCGCACTGGTACGCCAGGCGATCCAGAAGGGTGGCCTGGAAGACCTGGAGCAGATCCGTATCGCCGTCGAGGCGTCCGGCGCCCTGGACTACACCGCGCAGATGGCCCGCGACTACGTCGCTCGCGCCATCGCCTGCCTCGAAGTACTGCCGGCCAGCGAGTACCGGGATGCCCTGGTCGAGCTGAGCGAGTTCGCCGTAGCACGCACGCACTAAACCAATCGCGTCGCCTTCTTCGCGGGTAAACCCGCTCCCACAGGTATCCCATTGCTCCTGAACGGCATGGATTACCTGTGGGAGCGGGCTTGCCCGCGAGTGCTTTTGTACAGGCAAAGCACATTTTCTCGGCAAAACCTTATACAATGTGCGCCTTTACCCGCCTGTACTTGAAAGGAAAAGCCGTGAGCACTCTGCCACCCTGCCCCCAATGCAACTCCGAATACACCTATGAGGATGGCACCCAACTGATCTGCCCCGAATGCGCCCACGAGTGGTCGGCCAACGGCGAAGCCGAAGCCGCCAGCGATGACGTGGTGAAGAAGGATTCGGTCGGCAACATCCTCCAGGACGGCGACACCGTCACCGTGATCAAGGACCTCAAGGTCAAGGGCTCGTCCCTGGTGGTCAAGGTCGGCACCAAGGTCAAGAACATCCGCCTGTGCGATGGCGACCACGACATCGACTGCAAGATCGACGGCATCGGCGCGATGAAGCTGAAGTCGGAGTTTGTACGCAAGGTCTGATGCCCTGCCCTTCGGGGCTGCCCCATGGGCGGCCCTGACAGATCCTGCAACAGGATCGCCTGCACCATTCGGAAGAATTCTTCCAATAGTCCCTTGCTATTTTGATAATAAGAATTATTCTCATTGGAAACGTTATCCAAGGAGAATAGCCATGACCTATCTGATCGACGCCTGGCTCGACCGCCCTCATCCTTACCTGCGCATCCTGCACCGCGAGACCGGTGAGGTCTGTGCCGTGCTCGAGGAAGACGCGCTCGACGAACTGCGCGACCAGGGCGACCTGGACTTGATGGGGTTGAATTCGAGCGAACCGGGGGTGCTCAAGGAGCTGGTGAGGAACCTGTTTCTGTTCTGCTATGCGCGGGCGTTGCGCCCTGGGGGAACAGACTGGAATTGAGGCCGGCATCGCTGGCCTCTTCGCGGGCAAGCCCACTGCCACAGGAACCTCGCTGCAATCGAGCGCAATGAGATACCTGTGGCTGCGAATGGGCCGCTAAGCGGCCCCGGCGGTATTACAGAACGTCGAGCAGCTCGACGTCGAACACCAGCACGCTGTGCGGCGGGATGCTGCCGACGCCCTGGGCGCCATAGGCCAGCTCGCTCGGCACGTACAGACGCCATTTGCTACCGGCGTTCATCAGCTGCAGGGCCTCGGTCCAACCGGCGATCACGCCACCAACCGGGAATTCGGCAGGCTGGCCGCGCTCGTAGGAGCTGTCGAACACGGTGCCGTCGATCAGGGTGCCGTGGTAGTGGGTACGCACGTTGTCTTCGCGGGACGGCTTGGCGCCCTCGCCTGCGGTCAGCACTTCGTACTGCAGGCCCGAGGCCAGGGTGACGATACCTTCGCGCTTGGCGTTGTCGGCGAGGAATTCCTTGCCAGCGGCGGCGGCGGCTTCGGCCTTGGCGGCAGCTTCGGCCTGCATCACTTCACGGATCACCTTGAAGGCGGCCGAGAGGTCTTCTTCGCTGACGCGGCTGTCGGCGCCGTTGAAGGCGTCGGTCAGGCCGGCAACGATGGCGTTCAGGTTGACGCCTGGTGGCGGGTTGTCACGCAGCTGGCCGCCCAGCTGACGGCCGATGCCGTAGCTGACGCGGGATTCGTCGGTGGACAGGTTGAGTTCGGACATTGGCTTGCTCCACATAAGGGCGCACTGCATCCGCGCCCTTGTTGAAAAGGGCGAGCAGCCTAGCACACTGGCGCCGCGTGAAGCAGCTACCAGGCCGAACGCTGGGAAATCGGGACCTTGAGGTCTTCCTCCGGATGCAAGCCCAGGCCGCACATCTCATCCTGCACGGACCAGTGCACCAGGTTCATCGACAACAAGGGGAGCGCTTGCAGGAGCTGGCGCGCATCTTCGACCGAGTGCACGCGCAGGCGCTGGCCGCGGGTATCGGCCAGGGGGTGCGGACGGCCCTTGACCCGGGCCTCGAGCAGGTAATCTCCGCCTTCGATGGCGATCAGGTTGAGTTCGTCGACATGGCCAGCCCTGGCCTCGGTATTGAGCTGATGCAGGTTCATGGGCGCACCTCGCTGCGGGAACCACGCATGAGTGCTCATTTTTTGTACAGAACCTTGGATTAGACAAGGCACCGCTCGTCAGTTGCAGCGCGTCGCCTTGTTCGCGGGTAAACCCGCTCCCACAGGGTTGGCAGAGAACCTGTGGGGGCGGGTTTACCCGCGAATGGCCCTTGCAGGCATCAGTGCTTGGTAATGCGGTCCAGGTACCCCATGACGAACGCCGAGATGACGAAGGTCATGTGGATGATCACGTACCACATCAGGTAGTCGGTGGAGATGTTCTGCGCATCCATGAACACCCGCAGCAGGTGGATCGAGGAGATGGCGACGATCGACGCGGCGACCTTCATCTTCAGCGACGAGGAATCCATCTTGCCCAGCCAGTTGAGCTTTTCCTTGCTCTCGTCGATGTCCAGCTGCGAGACGAAGTTCTCGTAGCCGGAGATCATCACCATCACCAGCAGGCCGCCGACCAGCGACATGTCGATCAGCGACAGGATCACCAGGATCAGGTCGGCTTCGGCGAGGGTGAACACATTGGGCAGGACATGGATGATTTCCTGGAAGAACTTCAGGGCCAATGCCAGCAGGCCCAGCGAGAGGCCGAAATAGATCGGGGCGAGCAGCCAGCGCGAGGCATACATCGCGTTTTCGAGGATACGTTCCATGGACAGGGGAGACTCGTGAAGTGACTGGAAAAGCGAGCGCGAGTATAGCCAGCCACCTGTGACAGCAAAAGCCTGCGGCGGGTTCTGTACGCGAACCACGGCCTTCCTGTAGGAGCGGCCTTGTGCCGCGAAAGGGCCGCGCAGCAGCCCCAGTACTTCAGTGTTGATGCATAAATCGCTGGGGCTGCTTTGCAGCCCTTTCGCGGCACAAGGCCGCTCCTAGAGGAACTGCGCTCAGGTTTCCGGATGGAACTGATAGTCCCCGAGATTGCGGCAGCGTTCGCCGTTGATCCGGCGCAACTGCGCCTGCAGATGCAGGCACCAGATCTGTGGGTCTTCCGCGACCTGGTAGCCATGAAGGGTGAGGCTGTCGACGATGGCGTTCATCACCGACTCGGCCACCATCGGCCCATGGAACGGGCCCTGGGCCTTGATCGCCGAGGGTTGTTCGCCGGCCATGCCGGCAGCGAACAGCAAGGTCCACATGCCATTGTCGCCGGCCAGCGGACGGATGCTGCATTCGATGCGAGTCACCAGGCCCAGGCACTGGCGAGTGAGGCTGAGGTTGCGCATGGCGGCGTCCCCTCCGTAAAGCCTTGTTCAGCCCGAAACCACCAGGCTGTTTCCATCCTGAACCCTGACAACGTCCTTAAGTTCCACTCTAGCCGACCTGCAGCATAAGTTAGAAAACCGGCGCTGAACGGTAGCACCTGGCCGTTAGCGCCGGTTTATTGACTCAAGCCGGCTTGGCCTGGGCCGCCATCTCCTCCAGGCGTTCCTTCTCGGCTTCCTTGATCTCCTCCTCGCTGATCATCTCGGCGATCTCACGCAGGCGCTCTACCACCCGGGCGTTGACGCTGCCTTCGGCGAACTGGCCCTTGTCGTCCAGCGCACCGGCCTCCTCGCCTACCAGCAGGCTCAGGGCTTCGTCGGCCTGGCTGACGGCGTACACATGGAACTGCCCGGCTTCCACCGCCTGCAGCACGCGCTCATCGAGCATCAGCGTGGCGACGTTGGCCCGCGGGATGATCACCCCTTGCTCGCCGGTCAGGCCACGGGCATCGCACAGGCGGAAGAAGCCCTCGATCTTCTCGTTGACCCCACCCACCGCCTGCACTTCACCGAACTGGTTGATCGAGCCGGTGATGGCGAAACACTGCTTGAGCGGCGTGCGCGACAAGGCCGAAATCAGCGTGCAAGCCTCGCCGAGCGAAGCGCTGTCGCCGTCGACATAGCCATAGGACTGCTCCAGGGCGATGCTCGCCGAAATCGCCAGGGGGAATTCCTGGGCATAGCGGCTGCCGAGGTAGCCGGTGAGGATCATCACGCCCTTGGAGTGGATCGGCTGGCCCAGGTTGACCTCGCGCTCGATGTCGACGATGCCGCTGCCGCCGGGGTAGACGGTGGCCGAGATGCGCGCCGGCATGCCGAATGCCGAGTCGCCGACCTCCAGCACGGTCAGGCCGTTGCACTTGCCGATCGCCGCGCCCTCGGTGTCGATCAGGATGATCCCGGCGAGCATGTCGTCGAGCACCCGCTGCGACACCCGCCCGGTACGCGTGGCCTTGGCCTTGAGCGCGCGCTCGATGTGCCCGGCGTCGGTCATCGCCTCGTTGGCCAGCTGGCGAATGAAGTCGGCCTCGCTGACCAGCTGGAACAGGTCGCCGATGCGCGCCGACAGCCGCGACTGGTTCTCGGCCAGGCGCGCGCTATAGGTAGCCAGGCGCGCCACCGCATCGCTGGTCAGTGGCGCCATGCCTTCCTCGTTGGTGCGGGTGCGCAGCAACTGGGCGAACTGCTCCAGGTTCTCATCGACCATCGGCATGTCTTCGTCGAAGTCGACCAGCACCCGGAACATCTCCTGGAAGTCCGAATCATGGTCCTGCAGCGCGTAGTACAGCTGGCGCGAACCGATGATGACCAGCTTGACGCTGAGCGGGATCATCTGCGGCGTCAGGCTGACGGTGGCGACACGGCCCAGTTCGCCCAGCGGCGATTCCATTTTCAGCTTGCGCGACTGCAGGGCGCGCTTGAGGGCATCCCAGACGAAAGGTTCGCCGAGCATCTTCTCGGCTTCCAGGATCAGGAAGCCGCCGTTGGCGCGATGCAGCGCGCCTGGGCGCAGTTGGCGATAGGAGGTGTACAGCGCGCCTTGGTCGGTGCTGTATTCGATACGGCCGAACAGGTTGTCGTAGGTCGGGTGCGGCTCGAACACCACCGGCGCGCCGCCGTTGGCGCAGTGACCGACCACCAGGCTCGGCGCGTACTGCTCCTCGAGCATCTTGCGCGCCACGGCGTCGGTCTTGCTGTCCTCGACCAGTTGCTCGACCACGGTTCGCAGCAGGTTCAGCTGCACCGACTGCAGGTAGGCACAGACCGCGGCGTTTTCCGCGTACTTCTCCGACAGCGGCGCCAGCAGTGGCTGCAGGGCCAGGGTGATGGTCTCTTCGTTGAGCTGGCGCAGCTGGTTGTTCGACTCGCGCTTCCACTGCGGCAGGCTCGACAGCTCCTCGTTGAGACGCTCCTCGAGCTCGGCGATGTCTTCATGGAACTGCTCGCGCACCGCTTCGGGCAACTGGGCGAACTCGGCCTCGTCCAGCGCCTTGCCGTCGGCCATGGGGGTGAAAGCGACGTTGCTGCTGTCGCGGTACAGGGCCACGTCCTTTTCCAGCGAGGCGCGCTCGATCACATCGAGGGCGCGGTCGTAGCGCTGGTTGAAGGCGCGGTCGATGGCGCCTTTCTTCTGCTGGTAGGAGGGGTGCTCGAACACTGCCGGGAAGGTTGCCAGCAGGTTGTCGATCAGGCCGCTCATGTCGCTGATGAAGGCGTGCGCGCTGCCGGCCGGCAGCTCCAGGGCGCGGGGCTCGCGAGAGTCCTCGAAGTTGTTGACGTACAGCCAGTCGGCCGGGGTCTGCTGGCGCTTGCCTTCAGCCTTGAGGTAGCGCTTGACGAACGAGAAACGGCCCGTGCCGGGCTCGCCCATCACGTACACGTTGTAACCGGGGCGCGGCATGGCCACGCCGAACTGCAGGGCCTCGACGGCACGCTCCTGGCCCAGGACACCACGAAACGGCTCCAGATCGTCGGTAGTGGAGAAAGCGAACTGCTCGGGGGAGAAACGCCGGGTCAGGGCTTCGGGCGCGAGACGCAGGCGCGAGGCGACAGGATCGGGCATTGGGTTTCCTTACTTCGGCGGGGCGGATGAAAGGCATTCTGGCGCTGCCAGCGCGTAGCGGCAAGGCTGCGCGAGACTTTATGTCACAGCCCAAGCCTTGCATTCGCGCAAGCAATTTTTCGCAATAAACAACGCAACCTTTGGATCGTGCCTAAACTCCAAGCTGCGCGGGGGGATGCAAATCCTCCTGTCCTGGCAACCGCGTTGCCAGAACCCTGACCATTGGTACGTCACTTGAGAAAGAGAACAACGCTATGAAACGGATTCTTCTGGGTACTCTGTTCGCCGCTGTCTCGATCAACGCCATGGCCGAGTCGCCAGGCGGCCCGAACTGCGGCTGGGGCAACCTGCTGTTCGAGGGCCAGCGCGGCACCCCGGCGCACTTCCTGGCTTCCACCACCAACGGCACCTCCGGCAACGCAACCTTCGGCATGACCTCGGGCACCAACGGCTGCTCGACCAAGGCCGCGCTCACCTATGGCGGCAAATCCTGGTTCGCCATGAACGGCATGATGAACGAGCTCTCCGAAGACATGGCCCAGGGCCAGGGCGAAGCTCTGACCACCTATGCCGTGGTCCTCGGCGTGGCCCCTGAAGACCGCGCGCACTTCGCCGCCGTCACCCACGAGCATTTCCAGCAGATCTTCAGCAGCGCCGACGTGACTGCCGAGACTGTCCACAGCAACACCCTGGCCGTGCTCAAGGCCGACCCGCAACTGGCCAAGTACGCCACCGAGGCTTGAGTCGCACGCCTCCCGCCCCGGTTGCGGGGCGGGTTCGGCGCTTTCTTCCGGCATCATCAGGATGTAGTTGCCCGACATGCTCAAACGCCTTTCGCCCCTGGCGCTCCTGCTCAGCGCCTCGCTCCATGCCGCACCGCAGATCGACCCGGCCCGGGTCCAGCAATTGGCGGCCACGCCCTACTGGATCGCCCTCGGCCACTACGAGACCGCCAAGCTCGGAGGCTGGCGCAGCTATGTCGATGACCCGCGCTTCTTCCTGGCCGCGGACGGCGCCCATCATCCCGACCAGGAACTGCAAGCCACGGTCGCTGCCCTGTACGCCCCGGCCAGCCTGGGCGACAAGCATGCACAATGCGTATTCCCGGCGCGTACCCGCTGGCTGCGCGAGCAACTGGCGCTCACGGACCTGCCGCGCCCGGACTGCCAGGAATTCACCACCTGGTACCAGTCGATCGACCCGCACAGCGCCGCGCTGATATTCCCGGCCGCCTACCTCAACAGCCCATCGTCGATGTTCGGCCACACCCTGCTGCGCATCGACCAGTCCAGCACCCAGCGCAACGACACCACGCTGCTGAGCTACGCGATCAACTTCGGCGCCTACATCGAAGGCAGCGACAACAGCATCCTCTATGCCTGGAAAGGCCTGATGGGCGGCTATCCCGGGCTGTTCGCGATGATGCCCTACCAGGAAAAACTGTCCGAATACCGCAGCCTGGAAAACCGCGACCTGTGGGAGTACCAGCTTGACCTGACCCCGGAAGAGACCGGGCGCATGGTCGAGCACGTGTGGGAACTCAAGCAGATCAAGTTCGACTACTTCTTCTTCGACGAAAACTGCTCCTACCGCCTGTTGGAGCTGCTGCAGGTGGCGCGCCCGAGCCTGGACCTGACCTCGCAGTTTGCGCTGACCGCGATCCCCACCGACACGGTCAAGGCGGTGAAACAGTCCGGCCTGGTCGCCGATGTGCGCTACCGACCGTCCCGCGAACGCGAGCTCCTGGCCCGCGCCGAGCCGCTGGACCATGGGGAAAAACAGCAGGTGCTGGCCATCAGCAGCGATACCGCCTACCTGCAGGACCCAGCCTTCACCGCCCTGCCCCGCGAACGCCAGGCCCTGGTGCAGGACGCCGCCTACCGCCTGGAGCGCTACCGGGCCAACGGCCAGGAACGCGACCCGGCCCAAGCCGGGCGCAGCTATGAACTGCTCAGGGCGATCAACCGCAACCCGCCGCCGCCGTTGCAGATCGAGCGCCCCGGCCTGCCGGAGGACGGCCACCAGTCGCGCACCTGGCAACTGGGCGTGGGCACCCGCGAGGACCGCGCCTACGCCGAGTACGGCCT
Coding sequences:
- a CDS encoding PA4570 family protein; this translates as MTYLIDAWLDRPHPYLRILHRETGEVCAVLEEDALDELRDQGDLDLMGLNSSEPGVLKELVRNLFLFCYARALRPGGTDWN
- the rplU gene encoding 50S ribosomal protein L21; its protein translation is MSYAVIVTGGKQYKVAEGEFLKIEKLEVATGESVTFDRVLLVANGEEVTIGAPVVAGAKVVAEVVSQGRHDKVRIIKFRRRKHHMKRMGHRQWFTEIKITGIQA
- a CDS encoding zinc ribbon domain-containing protein YjdM; amino-acid sequence: MSTLPPCPQCNSEYTYEDGTQLICPECAHEWSANGEAEAASDDVVKKDSVGNILQDGDTVTVIKDLKVKGSSLVVKVGTKVKNIRLCDGDHDIDCKIDGIGAMKLKSEFVRKV
- the proB gene encoding glutamate 5-kinase, with protein sequence MRSKVTGAKRWVVKIGSALLTADGKGLDRGAMAVWVEQMVALREAGVELVLVSSGAVAAGMSQLGWTSRPSAMNELQAAASIGQMRLVQAWESSFGEHGKHTAQILLTHDDLSDRKRYLNARSTLRTLVDLGVVPVINENDTVVTDEIRFGDNDTLAALVANLVEADLLVILTDRDGMFDADPRNNPEAQLIYEARADDPALDAVAGGTGGALGRGGMQTKLRAARLAARSGAHTIIIGGRIERVLDRLKAGERLGTLLSPERGMLAARKQWLAGHLQTRGTLVLDDGAVKALRESNKSLLPVGVKTVQGSFRRGEMVVCVGPDGLEVARGLANYSALEAQKIIGQPSDAIEQLLGYSAEPELVHRDNLVLV
- a CDS encoding CreA family protein encodes the protein MFAVAALLLPMLAGAEEIGQVSTVFKFVGPNDRIVVEAFDDPKVDGVTCYLSRAKTGGIKGGLGLAEDRAEASIACRQVGPIHFKGDLKDGEEVFKERTSLVFKTMQVVRFLDKKRNTLVYLVYSDRLIEGSPQNAVTAIPIVPWAQQ
- a CDS encoding polyprenyl synthetase family protein, yielding MQPQSFYRAVADDFSAVDEIIKKQLTSRVPLVSKIGDYITSAGGKRLRPLLVLLCGKALGREGDDLRLLAATIEFLHTATLLHDDVVDMSGMRRGRSTANALWGNAPSVLVGDFLYSRSFEMMVELGSMPVMQILSKATRVIAEGEVLQLSRVRDASTTEEVYMDVIRGKTAMLFEASTHSAAALAQASDEQREALRTFGDHLGVAFQLVDDLLDYKGDSETLGKNVGDDLAEGKPTLPLIYTMREGTAEQAALVRQAIQKGGLEDLEQIRIAVEASGALDYTAQMARDYVARAIACLEVLPASEYRDALVELSEFAVARTH
- a CDS encoding FKBP-type peptidyl-prolyl cis-trans isomerase, with product MSELNLSTDESRVSYGIGRQLGGQLRDNPPPGVNLNAIVAGLTDAFNGADSRVSEEDLSAAFKVIREVMQAEAAAKAEAAAAAGKEFLADNAKREGIVTLASGLQYEVLTAGEGAKPSREDNVRTHYHGTLIDGTVFDSSYERGQPAEFPVGGVIAGWTEALQLMNAGSKWRLYVPSELAYGAQGVGSIPPHSVLVFDVELLDVL
- the rpmA gene encoding 50S ribosomal protein L27, giving the protein MAHKKAGGSTRNGRDSESKRLGVKMYGGQVIKPGNIIVRQRGTEFHAGYGVGMGKDHTLFAKIEGVIKFEKKGEFMRRYVSIVAA
- the cgtA gene encoding Obg family GTPase CgtA, which produces MKFVDEVSIRVKAGDGGNGCMSFRREKFIENGGPNGGDGGDGGSVYMVADENLNTLVDYRYTRHHEAQRGQNGGSTDCTGKKGEDLFLRVPVGTTVIDASTQEVIGDLITPGQKLMVAQGGWHGLGNTRFKSSTNRAPRQTTPGKPGDQRDLKMEMKVLADVGLLGLPNAGKSTFIRSVSAAKPKVADYPFTTLVPNLGVVSVDRWKSFVIADIPGLIEGASEGAGLGIRFLKHLARTRVLLHLVDLAPLDGSSPADAAEIIINELAQFSPALVDRERWLVLNKADMIMDDERDERVKEVVERLNWDGPVYVISAIAKQGTEKLSHDLMRYLEDRADRLANDPAYAEELAELDQRIEDEARAQLQALDDARTLRRTGVKSVHDIGDDDDWDDFEDDEDGPEIIYVRD